From the Trueperaceae bacterium genome, one window contains:
- a CDS encoding Asp-tRNA(Asn)/Glu-tRNA(Gln) amidotransferase GatCAB subunit A, which translates to MRRTLGFQSLTSLAGLIASRQISPIEIVNALISDIERLNARLGTYITICSESALKEALKAEKDILENGPSNPLHGIPIVHKDNIWTKGVRTTAHSKTLTNFVPNEDATVVAKLASKGMILLGKTNTTEFACGDMDVYGPSRNPWNPERFSGASSGGSAAALAAGLAIAATGSDTGGSIRAPASMCGIVGVKPTYGRVSRHGLIPLSWSMDNIGPMARTIKDAALLLEAMSGFDTLDPNSSKRPVPSFAEELKPDLAGMRIGFAKPYFFENLQPEIEQATLAALRQLEELGAELHEIILPSAANLAAPTNVLVMSEAFGRHAQNLKTYGSEYGPKARRRIAAGAFYTAAEVEQAAQIRATWNTELFKGLSTVDAFITPTLPHTAFTVDTQVQGPPDTSWATRHFNLSGYPALTMPCGFDSEGLPIGLQIIAKPFQEKTMFRVGHAYELATEWHQAKPPGLEDSNGK; encoded by the coding sequence ATGAGACGGACCCTTGGTTTCCAATCTTTGACCTCGCTAGCCGGTCTTATTGCCAGTCGACAGATCTCACCTATAGAAATTGTTAATGCTCTGATTAGCGATATAGAACGACTCAACGCCCGACTTGGCACATACATAACTATCTGCTCAGAATCAGCATTGAAAGAAGCGCTTAAAGCTGAAAAAGATATTCTCGAGAACGGACCTAGCAATCCATTACACGGTATACCTATCGTGCATAAGGACAACATTTGGACTAAGGGCGTTAGAACTACAGCTCACTCCAAAACTCTGACCAACTTCGTCCCTAACGAGGACGCTACCGTAGTAGCGAAACTGGCTAGCAAGGGAATGATTTTGCTTGGTAAGACCAACACAACTGAATTCGCCTGTGGTGATATGGACGTGTACGGACCCAGTCGTAACCCCTGGAATCCAGAGCGTTTTAGTGGGGCCTCAAGCGGAGGCTCCGCCGCAGCTCTTGCAGCCGGATTAGCTATTGCAGCAACAGGTTCTGACACTGGCGGCTCAATCCGCGCCCCAGCCTCAATGTGTGGCATCGTAGGGGTCAAGCCCACCTACGGTCGTGTTAGTCGTCACGGGTTAATTCCACTCAGCTGGAGTATGGATAACATCGGCCCAATGGCCCGAACCATCAAAGATGCTGCTCTTTTACTAGAAGCAATGTCGGGTTTTGATACTCTCGATCCAAATAGTTCCAAAAGACCAGTCCCAAGCTTCGCTGAAGAACTTAAACCAGACTTGGCTGGTATGCGCATCGGCTTCGCAAAACCCTATTTCTTTGAGAATTTACAGCCCGAGATAGAACAGGCAACCCTAGCGGCCTTGCGACAGCTAGAAGAGCTAGGGGCGGAACTTCATGAAATCATCCTACCTTCAGCAGCCAATCTTGCGGCGCCAACTAACGTGCTAGTTATGTCTGAGGCTTTTGGGCGGCACGCTCAAAACCTTAAAACCTACGGATCCGAATATGGCCCCAAAGCTCGCCGGCGTATCGCCGCTGGGGCGTTCTATACCGCTGCTGAAGTAGAACAAGCTGCTCAAATAAGAGCAACCTGGAATACGGAACTATTTAAGGGATTAAGTACAGTAGATGCTTTTATCACACCCACTCTGCCCCACACTGCCTTCACGGTAGATACGCAGGTTCAGGGCCCCCCTGACACTAGCTGGGCCACCCGACATTTCAACCTTTCGGGTTATCCAGCCCTTACCATGCCCTGTGGATTTGACAGTGAAGGTCTGCCCATTGGTCTACAGATAATCGCAAAGCCTTTCCAAGAGAAAACCATGTTTCGTGTGGGTCACGCGTACGAACTGGCCACCGAGTGGCATCAAGCAAAACCACCGGGATTAGAGGATTCTAATGGAAAATAA
- a CDS encoding peptide ABC transporter — MWAYIIRRLLILIPVVFGVSFLVFGALYVIPGDAVDRMLSETGASGETLQRLRDQYGLDDPFLVQYGRFVSKLVRFDLGDSIVTERAVKEQIGNQLPATLELTFSALGIAFLFGVPLGVLSAIKRGSWADAIGMLIALVGVSMPNFWLGLLLIMLFSLHLGWLPAAGTGGFNHLILPAVTLGFSGIAVIARVTRSSLLEVMNNDFMRTASSKGLRRITVIVKHGMRNSMASVLTIVGLQFGALLGGSVVVETVFGRQGIGFMAADAIQSLDFVLVQGAVMLAALSFVLANLLVDLSYSLLDPRIRYT; from the coding sequence ATGTGGGCTTATATCATCCGCCGATTATTAATCCTAATCCCTGTAGTCTTTGGGGTATCGTTTTTAGTGTTTGGGGCACTTTATGTTATTCCTGGCGACGCGGTCGACCGGATGCTTTCCGAAACAGGGGCATCGGGCGAGACGCTGCAACGTCTTCGTGACCAATACGGCCTCGATGATCCTTTCCTAGTGCAATACGGGAGATTTGTAAGCAAATTAGTCCGATTTGACTTAGGCGACTCAATCGTCACAGAACGCGCAGTTAAAGAGCAAATTGGCAACCAACTACCTGCCACACTCGAGTTAACCTTCTCCGCTCTCGGAATCGCTTTTCTTTTTGGAGTACCTCTCGGGGTTTTATCTGCTATCAAGCGTGGGTCCTGGGCCGACGCAATTGGGATGTTAATAGCTCTTGTTGGCGTATCTATGCCGAATTTTTGGCTTGGTTTGCTTCTAATCATGCTATTTAGCTTGCATTTGGGCTGGCTGCCTGCTGCAGGCACTGGAGGATTCAATCACCTCATCCTTCCGGCCGTGACTCTTGGGTTTAGCGGTATAGCCGTTATCGCCCGAGTGACCCGATCAAGTCTTTTAGAGGTTATGAATAACGACTTCATGAGAACCGCTAGCTCCAAGGGATTGAGACGTATCACCGTAATCGTTAAACACGGTATGCGGAACTCGATGGCATCGGTACTAACCATCGTGGGCCTACAATTCGGCGCTCTTCTCGGTGGTTCGGTAGTAGTCGAAACAGTTTTTGGTCGCCAAGGGATCGGCTTCATGGCCGCTGATGCCATCCAAAGCCTTGATTTTGTTTTAGTCCAGGGAGCCGTGATGTTAGCTGCACTATCTTTTGTTCTAGCCAATCTCCTCGTAGATCTCTCTTACTCCCTTCTAGACCCTCGGATTCGTTACACATGA
- a CDS encoding aminopeptidase, with amino-acid sequence MANQTRNKEYDPKLFELVKTLTEMLGPSGYEDDAQDWLEKRWREAGCETSRDRINNLFARVGGSGKKLLIAAHVDEISFRVKSIDDHGHLRLTSGTGGSELNPPHHAFVAQPCQVMTPKGNIPGTVGTITGHVMTKEKRANNSIDWADIFLDIGARNKDEALSWGVHPGNPVVADVTPRRVGHNIVGKAMDDRASLAIMTHWLDTLDRDALQYELWFASTVQEEVGMVGAGAVQGYDLAIAMEVGLAGDIPGVGTLHVPSELGRGPLLGHKDVAVHYDRHILSRLASVADRDEIPVQHLVFLQFSSDGKQFISNDIPTAMLAYPTRYTHSPIETVDERDLQNTLKLLNSFSATSW; translated from the coding sequence GTGGCTAATCAAACACGCAACAAAGAATACGACCCGAAACTATTCGAGCTAGTCAAAACGCTGACCGAAATGCTGGGTCCTTCAGGGTACGAAGATGATGCCCAGGACTGGTTGGAGAAACGATGGCGCGAGGCTGGATGCGAAACTAGTCGAGACCGCATAAACAACCTCTTCGCTCGCGTCGGGGGTAGTGGCAAAAAGCTACTCATAGCAGCACACGTAGACGAAATCAGTTTCCGAGTTAAGAGTATTGACGATCACGGCCATCTTCGACTCACCTCAGGTACAGGCGGCAGTGAACTGAATCCGCCCCATCATGCATTCGTCGCTCAACCATGCCAAGTAATGACTCCAAAGGGAAATATTCCGGGTACGGTCGGTACCATCACAGGCCACGTAATGACCAAAGAAAAGCGAGCCAATAACAGTATAGATTGGGCTGATATTTTTCTAGACATAGGAGCCCGTAATAAGGATGAAGCGCTCTCCTGGGGTGTACACCCTGGTAACCCAGTAGTCGCCGACGTGACACCCCGGCGGGTGGGACACAACATTGTCGGTAAAGCAATGGACGATAGGGCGTCTTTAGCGATCATGACACACTGGCTCGATACCTTAGATAGAGACGCCCTTCAATACGAACTTTGGTTCGCTTCAACCGTCCAAGAAGAAGTCGGAATGGTTGGTGCAGGAGCTGTCCAAGGCTACGACCTTGCCATCGCAATGGAGGTTGGTCTTGCCGGCGACATTCCTGGGGTCGGAACTCTACATGTCCCCTCTGAATTAGGTCGAGGCCCGCTACTTGGGCACAAAGACGTTGCGGTCCACTACGATCGCCACATCCTCAGTCGGCTTGCATCCGTAGCAGACCGCGATGAAATTCCTGTGCAACACCTAGTATTTTTACAATTCTCGAGCGACGGAAAACAGTTCATTAGCAATGATATTCCAACTGCCATGCTGGCCTACCCGACTCGCTATACTCACAGTCCTATTGAAACCGTTGACGAGCGAGATCTTCAAAATACCCTTAAATTACTTAATTCCTTCTCAGCAACTTCCTGGTAA